The uncultured Cohaesibacter sp. genome segment CTATAACTGGCAGACCCACACCATCAATCTGACGGGCGATGGCGATCCATCCAAGATCGAGATCCGCGAAGCGGGGGTCGATGTGGACTATGGACGTGGTATGCATGTCGACAATATCTCCATGGTCGAATCCATCACCTCGGCAGCCCATGGGGAAGCCGGAGAAGCAATAAATCTGCCTGACATCATGCCGACTTTGCCTGACGCAGATGGATCGGAAAGTCTGGCCTTGTCCCTTGGCAATTTGCCGGATGGCACGGTGCTGAGCGATGACACCAATTCGGTGACCATTGGGGCGGATGGAGAGAGCGGCGATATCGCCAGCTGGGATCTGGATAATCTGCAAGCAACGCCACCTGCGGACTATGTCGGCACGGTGAATGTGCAGGTGACCGCCACAACAACCGAAACGTCGAATGGCGACACTGCCACAACGACGACCAGCTTCAACATGCAGGTCGAAGAACCGCATGTTGTCAACGAGGTCACGGGCACAACTGCTTCTGAGACCCTTGATGGCACCAGCGGCGACGACCTGATTTCGGCCAGTGCGGGGGATGATACCATCAACGCCTATGATGGCAGTGACATCGTCTATGGCGGCGATGGCAACGACACGATTGATGGCGGCAGCGGCAATGATGCGCTCTATGGTGACAATGGTAACGACGTGATTGTTGGCGGTGGTGGCTCCGACACGATCTATGGCGGTGGCGGTAATGACAGCATGTCCGGGGGCGATGGCAATGACAACTTCTTCTACCTGCTCGGCGACGGCAACGACACGATCAATGGTGGCTCTGGCTCGGACTGGACCGACTCGATCGAGATTTTGGCAGCGGATGGTACAGAGACCACCGAATATGGCACCGACTGGACCATCAACCTGACCTCGGGAACGTCAGGGATGACACCGGATGGCGAACAAATGCTGCTCAGTGATGATGCCACCGGCACCATCGACTTTGACGACGGAAGCAGCATCACGTTCGAGAATATCGACCGTATCGCTTGGTAGACTTGGATCACAGTTTATGCATCTTGTCGTTTTCCGACACGGATGGGAAAGCGCGCTATCCTGATTACAGATTGGCCTCGGAAACACGCCTTTTCCGGGGCCTTTCGGTGACCTTTTGCAGAGGTTCAGAACCACCCTCAAGGCAGAAGCCCGATTCAACCTTGGATATCCCCGGTTCGGTATCCCTTTAAAGGTCCGACCCCATTCCACGAGACGACGAGGCTTATTCTAAGTTTGTCGCAATTAACTTAATCTTAGAGTCGGACGCCTAAACTATAGACGCAATGGGGTTGCTTTGCCTGCCAAGCATTTGAAACCCCTTCGTTTTATCAGTCTTGTCACGCTTTATACCATGACGCGGCGCTACCGTCCGGGTTACGACCCACTCGACAAAAGAGTTAGTTCATGCTTGATACAATCACAGATCTTGCCCGCGAAAAATCGAGTGACAAACGCAGAGAACTGCTTGGTCGTGTGGCCGATTTGTTCTTTGATGGTGCTGAGCATCATTCTCAGAAGGAAGCCGTGATCTTTCGCGATATCGTGTTGAAAATGCTCGATGATGTTGATCGGGACGGACGTAGTGAATTTTCCAAACGAGCCGCGCCGCAAGAAAGCCTACCAGTCGACGTCGCACGCCAGTTGGCGCAGGACGATGTCTCGGTCGCAGGCCCCATGCTGCAACATAGTCCGGTGCTGACTGACGAAGATTTCGTCACCTTTTCCCAATCCCTGTCTCCCAAACATCTGGAAAGCATTGCCCAACGCGACCACCTGTCCGGCGAGGTCACCGATGCTCTGATTGAAAATGGGACGCGGGAAGTGTGGCGCAAGGTGAGTCAGAACAAGGGCGCTGAAATCACCTCCAAGGGCTTTGACGCTCTGGTCAGCAATGCATCCGGCGACCAGGTTCTGCAGGCCAGTTTGAGCGCCCGTTCGGATATCACCGTCGAGGCTGCCAAGTCTTTGCTGCCTTTGTTGCCACCGGATGGAAAGCAGCGGCTGGTTAACTTGTTCGAAAAGAGTTCTGCCGTGGCTGGCGAGTTGCTTGGTACGGCACACAGGCGTGTAACCGCGGAGAAGCTGGCGGGTCGAAAAGGCCGACTTGAAGCCAAGTTGATGATCACTGAAGTGAAAGAGGGCAAGATACAATTGTCCGACGCCATCATCCAATTTGCCGAAGCTGACCGTAGTTCCGATCTTATCACCTTTCTTGCAGTCATGGCCGACATGGACGAGCCTCTGGTCTCCAATGCCTTCTATCAGGAAAATGATGATCCGATCGCCATTCTGTGCAAGTCGCTTGATGTCAGTGTTGACGCTTTCACCCGCGTGATGAAGGTGCGCTGCGACAAATTGAATTTACCGCTCAGTGCGGGTGGGCGCAGCATCATTCGCTATAAGGAACTGGATGTTTCCTCTTCCCAGCGCGCAATGCGATTTGTTCAGATGCGCAAGAATGTAGGAAAGGCAAGTTAGAGCAATTGTCGGGAACACCCGTTCTCTTGCACAGCATCAACGGGTAAGATGATCTATTCCAAGTTAACGTAAAAAGGGGGCTTTCGCCCCCTTTTTTCTTTCTTGAATGTGTCTCAAACGGCCTGGGCCATTGCTTAGGCGGGTTCGGGCTTTTTGGCCTCTTCGGCGTCACCGTCCGCCTTGGTTTCCCCTTTGACATCCTCTTCAGCGTCCGTAGCCTCGTCATCTTCAGACGAAACGCTGTCGTTGCTCAGAACGCCAGCGAGGTCGTCGCGTGACAGAGAGCCGTGGAACTCCCCTTCGTCATCGACCACCGGAACCGGATAGTCAGCAGACAGAGTTTCTGGCAGCACTTCCTCGAGCGCCGATTCCGGCGAGATATGCGGCACATCGGCATAATGCTCTTCGCTGAGCTTGGCCTTGGCATCTTCCTTGTAATATTCCTCAAGGCTTTCCTGCGTCAGCGTTCCCTGATAGCCCTCATCGGTGACGTGATAGGCATAATCATCGGAATGGGCTCGCATTTGCTTGAGTGCTTCACCAATGGTGGCAGCGGTGATGCGGAAGGTCTGAGGCTGCATGACGGTTTCAACGTTCAGGGCACGGGCGCGGTTCACATCCTTGACGAAGGCCTCGACATAGTCGTTGGCCGGGTTGAGAAGGATTTCTTCCGGCTTGTCATCCTGAACCAGTTCACCGTCCTTGAGAATGGCGATGGTGCTGCCCAGACGCAGGGCTTCATCAAGGTCGTGGGTGATGAAGATGATCGTCTTTTGCAGCTTCTCCTGCAATTCGACAAGCTGATCCTGCATTTCCGACCGGATGAGCGGATCGAGGGCCGAGAAGGCCTCGTCCATCAGCAGAACCTCTGCGTTCGTCGCAAGCGCTCGGGCAAGCCCAACGCGCTGCTGCTGACCACCGGAAAGCTGAGCAGGATATTGCTTGCCATACCCGGCGAGCCCTACGGTTTCGAGCCATTCATTGGCCCGCTCCTCGGCTTCGGATTTCTTCACGCCCTGAATGCTCAGGCCATAGGCGACGTTGTCGAGAACGTTGCGATGGGGCAGAAGGCCGAAGCGCTGGAACACCATCGACATCTTGTGGCGGCGGAACTGCTCCAGCTCTTTCAGCGAGAGATTCATCACGTCGGTTCCATCAACCAGAATCTTCCCCTCGGTCGGATCAATCAGGCGATTGAAGTGCCGGATAAGGGTGGACTTACCAGACCCGGACAGACCCATGATCACGGAAATCTCGCCCTTCTGGATCTTCAGGTTGATGTCCTTGAGACCGAGCGTATGGCCGGTTTTGGCCAGAATCTCGTCCTTGCTGAGACCTTCGTGCACAAGATGCATATACTTGTGCGGGTCGTTGCCGAACAGCTTGTAGAGCCCTTTGATTTCAATCAGAGTTTCGTTCATCAGTGGGCTCCCTTCAGATGCTTCTGACTGCGCTTGGCGTAGGCTTGCGAAACACGGTCAAAGATGATGGCGAGCGCCACAATAGCAAGGCCGTTGAACAGACCGACCGTGAAATACTGGTTCTGAATTGCCTTGAGCACTGGCTGACCGAGGCCCTTCACGCCGATCATGGACGCGACCACAACCATGGCAAGAGCCATCATGATAGTCTGGTTGATCCCGGCCATAATGGTCGGCATGGCGAGGGGAATCTGCACGCCGAATAGACGCTGTGTCGGGCTGGCACCGAAGGCCGTCGCCGCTTCCATAACTTCCTTGTCGACAAGACGAATGCCAAGATTGGTCAAACGGATTACCGGCGGAATGGCATAGATGATGACGGAGATGAGGCCGGGGATCTTGCCGATGCCAAGCAGCATGACAACGGGAATGAGATAAACGAAAGCCGGCATCGTCTGCATGACGTCAAGGATTGGCGTCACGACCTTCTGAACCCGGTCAGAGCGGGCCATGGCAATGCCGACGGGGATGCCGACGACGATGGACAGCAACGTACAGACGGTGATCATCGACAAGGTGCTCATGGTGTCTTCCCACATGCCGAAAATGCCAATCAGCAAGAGGGAGATCACAACACCGACAAGCAGCTTCCATGAGCGGCTGGCGGAATAGACGATTGCACCAATAACAAAAATGATGATCGGCCATGGCGTGTTGATTAGCAGCTTCTCGAACCATACAAGGAACGCGAGGAGCGGCTCGAACAAGCCTTCGATAAACTCGCCATATTCTCGAGAGAATGCTTTGTATGCGCCATCAAGTGTCTTGCGTATCGCAAGAAGATCAAGACGATCCAACTGCGGAAATTCTGTTAGCCATGACGTATCCGCCATACACTGTCTCCAGTTCAGTCCTAGGGCAGCGAGCCGACTCGTGGCTCACAGCTGCCTCATTAAAGCGTTCTGAAACATTCCCTGAGCATTTTTCTAGTTCGCGTCGGGTTGGTTTGAAAACGCCGTTTACCAAATGTTTTCTAGCATAGCCGCAACCAGAGGGTCGCGGAATAGTCTTTGTCGAAGAAATCGACTTTTCAGCTTTAATGACGCATGGTGCGCGATGCAATTGAAAGCGGAAAAGTGGATTTTTTACGAAAGAACCCGGGCCACCTGTGGTCGCCCGGGTACTCAACCCCTAAGGGGGTCATCACTTACATGTCAGCGACAGCAGCCTTGATTTTGGCGGCTTTGTCGTCAGAAACCCACTTGCTCCATTTGTCCTCAAAATTCTTGAGGAAGTAGATGCCAGCGATCTCGCCATCGGCCTGGTTGTCTTCCATCCAAGCGAGAAGAGAGTTCATCTCGGCGTTGGTGAAGGACAGCTTGCCGAGGAATTCCATGATCTCTGGATTGTTCTTGGCGAACTCACCAGTGGTGATCGACTGAACCAGAGACGGCGGATACATGGTTGGCTTTGGATCCGCACAGTCATTCTGTGTGGTGCAGCCCTTGAATTCCTTTTCGTTGACGCCAGAGCCGAAATCAACCTTGACCATCTTGTATTTGCCCAGTACGGCGGTAGGAGCCCAATAGTAGCCGAACCAGCCTTCGCCACGCTCATAGGCTTTGGCGATGGAACCGGACAGGCCAGCCCCTGAACCCGGGTCAATGATTTCAAAACCGGCTTCTTCAAGGTCTAGAGCCTTGAACAGGTTGCCCGAAGAAATCTGGCAGTTCCAACCAGCAGGGCAGCCATAGAATCCGCTCTTGGTGTCATCTTCAGGATGCGGGAAGAGTTTGGCGTTCTTGATCACGCCTTCGATCGTGGCAAGGCTGGGTTCCTTTTCCACCATATAGGCAGGCACCCAAAACCCTTCTTCGCCGCCGTCGGACAGGGATTTACCAGCGATGGCCAGACGGCCTTCTGCAACACCCTTGTCAATGGCTTCGCGCATGGAGTTGGACCAGAATTCGGGAGCGATGTCAGGCTCACCTTTTTCAGTCATGGATGCGCCGGTTGGCATGGTGTCGCCTGGCACCAGTTCCGCATCACACCCAAAGCCATATTCGAGCATGGCTTTCTCGACATTGGCGATCAGGGTTGCAGAGTTCCAGTTCATGTCAGCGATGGTGACTTTGCCACAATCTGCAGCCTGTGCAGCAAGGGCGGAGCCAGACAGCATCAGGGCTGCGATCACAAAGCGTTTCATATTTACCTCCGGGATGGTATGTCTCATATTTCCGATCGGCCAGAGATGGCTCTTGAGAGCCTTCGATTTGGCAGATCAATTTTGTTGCAGTTGAAGCGTCCGCGCGCAGATGCGCGCAGGGTGATCTCATGCATGACCGGGGCCGACATCACCC includes the following:
- a CDS encoding DUF2336 domain-containing protein, whose product is MLDTITDLAREKSSDKRRELLGRVADLFFDGAEHHSQKEAVIFRDIVLKMLDDVDRDGRSEFSKRAAPQESLPVDVARQLAQDDVSVAGPMLQHSPVLTDEDFVTFSQSLSPKHLESIAQRDHLSGEVTDALIENGTREVWRKVSQNKGAEITSKGFDALVSNASGDQVLQASLSARSDITVEAAKSLLPLLPPDGKQRLVNLFEKSSAVAGELLGTAHRRVTAEKLAGRKGRLEAKLMITEVKEGKIQLSDAIIQFAEADRSSDLITFLAVMADMDEPLVSNAFYQENDDPIAILCKSLDVSVDAFTRVMKVRCDKLNLPLSAGGRSIIRYKELDVSSSQRAMRFVQMRKNVGKAS
- a CDS encoding glycine betaine/L-proline ABC transporter ATP-binding protein, which codes for MNETLIEIKGLYKLFGNDPHKYMHLVHEGLSKDEILAKTGHTLGLKDINLKIQKGEISVIMGLSGSGKSTLIRHFNRLIDPTEGKILVDGTDVMNLSLKELEQFRRHKMSMVFQRFGLLPHRNVLDNVAYGLSIQGVKKSEAEERANEWLETVGLAGYGKQYPAQLSGGQQQRVGLARALATNAEVLLMDEAFSALDPLIRSEMQDQLVELQEKLQKTIIFITHDLDEALRLGSTIAILKDGELVQDDKPEEILLNPANDYVEAFVKDVNRARALNVETVMQPQTFRITAATIGEALKQMRAHSDDYAYHVTDEGYQGTLTQESLEEYYKEDAKAKLSEEHYADVPHISPESALEEVLPETLSADYPVPVVDDEGEFHGSLSRDDLAGVLSNDSVSSEDDEATDAEEDVKGETKADGDAEEAKKPEPA
- a CDS encoding ABC transporter substrate-binding protein, producing MKRFVIAALMLSGSALAAQAADCGKVTIADMNWNSATLIANVEKAMLEYGFGCDAELVPGDTMPTGASMTEKGEPDIAPEFWSNSMREAIDKGVAEGRLAIAGKSLSDGGEEGFWVPAYMVEKEPSLATIEGVIKNAKLFPHPEDDTKSGFYGCPAGWNCQISSGNLFKALDLEEAGFEIIDPGSGAGLSGSIAKAYERGEGWFGYYWAPTAVLGKYKMVKVDFGSGVNEKEFKGCTTQNDCADPKPTMYPPSLVQSITTGEFAKNNPEIMEFLGKLSFTNAEMNSLLAWMEDNQADGEIAGIYFLKNFEDKWSKWVSDDKAAKIKAAVADM
- a CDS encoding proline/glycine betaine ABC transporter permease, which codes for MADTSWLTEFPQLDRLDLLAIRKTLDGAYKAFSREYGEFIEGLFEPLLAFLVWFEKLLINTPWPIIIFVIGAIVYSASRSWKLLVGVVISLLLIGIFGMWEDTMSTLSMITVCTLLSIVVGIPVGIAMARSDRVQKVVTPILDVMQTMPAFVYLIPVVMLLGIGKIPGLISVIIYAIPPVIRLTNLGIRLVDKEVMEAATAFGASPTQRLFGVQIPLAMPTIMAGINQTIMMALAMVVVASMIGVKGLGQPVLKAIQNQYFTVGLFNGLAIVALAIIFDRVSQAYAKRSQKHLKGAH